The Musa acuminata AAA Group cultivar baxijiao chromosome BXJ2-2, Cavendish_Baxijiao_AAA, whole genome shotgun sequence genome has a segment encoding these proteins:
- the LOC135582084 gene encoding putative pentatricopeptide repeat-containing protein At4g17915: MIRRLSTKLLNVCVSSLCKARNLDKAEAVIIDGIRLGCLPDVVTYNTLIDAYCCLVGIDEAYVILYRMREAGVRPDVITYNSLIAGATRCCLPTRSLDLFEEMLQAGLVPDVWTYNTLMHCLFKCGYPEDAYKIYLDMISKNVTPSLTTYNTLINGMCKTGNAMSGLRLFRNLERLGFSAELVTYNTIINGLCKSGRIGEARRILKELGESDCVPNEITYTTVMKCCFQNGRFEQGFEIFYGMMNKGYTADVFAYCAAISALIKMGNLEDANACVEQMLRNGIGLDKACYNTIIYLQCKEGKLDYAFQLVNEMEEAGLGSDQYTYSILIDGLCRMGYIDSANKQLHMMEMRGFRSNLVAYNCLIDGLCKLGEVDLALKLFHEMKSKDNYTYTSIVNGLCKKSRFHAASKLLLNCLKEGSSVLTSTHRAVIAGLQSTGFRRDAKRLRASLRVACLLRY, from the coding sequence ATGATCCGTAGACTTTCGACAAAATTGTTGAACGTCTGCGTGTCTTCCCTGTGTAAAGCTAGGAACTTGGACAAAGCTGAGGCGGTTATCATTGATGGCATCAGACTAGGTTGCCTTCCTGATGTTGTGACGTATAACACGTTGATCGATGCGTACTGCTGTCTGGTAGGCATAGATGAAGCATACGTGATTCTTTATAGAATGAGAGAAGCAGGAGTGAGACCAGATGTCATTACTTACAATTCTTTGATCGCTGGTGCTACTCGGTGTTGCCTCCCGACACGTTCCCTGGATCTGTTTGAAGAAATGCTGCAGGCTGGACTTGTGCCAGATGTTTGGACTTATAACACCTTGATGCATTGCCTGTTTAAATGCGGATACCCAGAGGACGCTTACAAGATTTATTTGGATATGATATCAAAAAATGTCACCCCTTCTTTGACCACATACAACACCTTGATTAATGGCATGTGCAAGACAGGGAATGCTATGAGTGGCCTCAGGCTCTTTAGGAACTTAGAAAGGCTTGGTTTTTCTGCAGAGCTGGTTACATATAATACAATAATCAATGGCCTTTGTAAATCTGGTAGGATAGGTGAAGCAAGAAGGATTCTCAAGGAGCTGGGTGAATCAGACTGTGTTCCAAATGAGATAACTTATACGACGGTTATGAAATGCTGCTTTCAAAATGGAAGATTTGAGCAAGGATTTGAGATATTTTATGGGATGATGAATAAAGGCTACACTGCTGATGTCTTTGCGTATTGTGCAGCAATAAGTGCATTGATCAAGATGGGTAATCTTGAAGATGCTAATGCTTGTGTAGAGCAGATGTTAAGAAATGGCATAGGTCTGGATAAAGCATGTTATAATACTATAATTTATCTACAATGCAAAGAAGGCAAGCTAGACTATGCATTCCAGTTGGTTAATGAGATGGAAGAAGCTGGCCTTGGGAGTGATCAATACACATACTCTATACTCATAGATGGTTTGTGCAGGATGGGATACATTGATTCTGCCAACAAGCAACTGCATATGATGGAGATGAGGGGCTTCCGCTCAAACTTAGTGGCTTATAATTGCTTAATTGATGGATTGTGTAAACTAGGAGAAGTGGATTTAGCCCTCAAGTTATTCCATGAGATGAAATCCAAGGATAATTACACATACACATCAATTGTTAATGGGCTATGTAAGAAGAGTAGATTTCATGCTGCATCCAAGCTATTGCTGAATTGCTTAAAGGAGGGTAGTAGTGTGCTCACATCTACCCACCGTGCCGTTATAGCTGGTCTTCAAAGTACTGGATTTAGAAGGGATGCGAAAAGATTAAGAGCATCTTTGCGTGTTGCTTGCCTTTTGCGGTACTAA